The Fructilactobacillus myrtifloralis genome contains a region encoding:
- the ribF gene encoding riboflavin biosynthesis protein RibF, which translates to MQIMQLTYPLAPDLEFPTPVVLAMGFFDGVHQGHQQVIERARHLAAQRNLPLAVLTYDHHPALVYQKLTGDAARYLTLKTAKYERFAALGVDYVYEVNYDYLFQAQTPQEFVDNFIIRMQAQVVVAGFDHTYGEREAAMDNLTDYAQDRFTVVTVPATTVDGKKVSSTRIRRNLSAGHIETVNRLLQRPFQITGTVVHGFARGRTLGYPTANVQYDDLQRMPGLGVYLVKMQINDHWYPAMASIGKNVTFGDQNPVTLEVHLFDFNQNLYGKQVAVQFLTKTRDEVKYQGPEALVAQLRRDEQEARKFFKLERNS; encoded by the coding sequence ATGCAGATTATGCAGTTAACCTATCCGCTCGCACCTGACTTAGAATTTCCCACTCCCGTAGTGTTAGCAATGGGCTTTTTTGACGGCGTGCATCAGGGCCATCAACAAGTCATCGAAAGGGCGCGGCACTTAGCTGCGCAACGGAACTTGCCGTTAGCGGTCTTAACTTATGATCACCATCCCGCACTTGTTTACCAAAAATTGACGGGGGACGCGGCGCGCTATTTAACCCTAAAAACAGCGAAGTACGAACGCTTTGCAGCCTTAGGGGTCGATTATGTTTACGAAGTGAACTACGACTATTTGTTTCAGGCGCAGACCCCGCAGGAATTTGTGGATAATTTTATTATCCGCATGCAAGCTCAGGTAGTGGTCGCCGGGTTCGATCATACCTACGGGGAGCGGGAGGCCGCCATGGATAATCTGACTGACTACGCCCAGGACCGCTTTACGGTGGTGACGGTGCCGGCCACCACCGTTGATGGGAAGAAGGTCAGCTCAACTCGCATTCGGCGCAATCTTAGTGCCGGCCACATTGAAACTGTGAACCGGTTATTACAACGTCCATTTCAAATTACGGGGACCGTGGTTCATGGGTTCGCCCGGGGACGGACCCTCGGGTATCCAACCGCGAACGTTCAATATGACGACTTACAACGAATGCCGGGGTTAGGCGTTTACCTAGTTAAGATGCAGATCAACGACCACTGGTATCCGGCCATGGCATCGATTGGTAAAAACGTGACCTTTGGCGATCAAAATCCGGTGACCTTAGAGGTGCATCTCTTTGATTTTAATCAGAATCTATACGGAAAGCAGGTTGCGGTTCAGTTTTTAACCAAAACGCGTGACGAGGTCAAATATCAGGGCCCGGAAGCGTTGGTAGCCCAGTTGCGACGTGATGAGCAGGAAGCGAGAAAGTTTTTTAAATTAGAGCGTAATTCTTGA
- the truB gene encoding tRNA pseudouridine(55) synthase TruB, with product MVNGIIPLYKPLGRTSFDCVSQVRKIVHQKKVGHSGTLDPNVDGVLPICLGNGTKVVDYLMASGKTYRGAITLGFATTTEDLDGEIIAEQPHFQPLTQAQIKRGLHHFVGTIHQIPPMYSAVKVNGRRLYDYARRGETVTRPQRTVQVTEFTQLDEAIVDEAAGTQTIFFEVHCGKGTYVRTLAVDFGRLFGLPAVMSQLTRVASGGFDIQQTVSLDTLATAQAAGQLEDLVYPIDHALHAFAQVELTNEQWQRVQHGGFLAPSELNSTEAEVVLRYNGEDKALYYYNEKHHQYQPQKMFSLE from the coding sequence ATGGTAAATGGGATTATTCCCCTCTATAAACCGTTAGGGAGAACCAGTTTTGATTGCGTGAGTCAGGTGCGTAAGATTGTACACCAAAAAAAGGTGGGTCACAGTGGGACTTTAGATCCTAATGTTGACGGAGTCTTGCCGATTTGCCTTGGGAATGGAACCAAGGTGGTTGACTATTTGATGGCATCGGGAAAGACCTATCGGGGGGCAATTACGCTTGGCTTTGCGACAACCACGGAGGATCTTGACGGCGAAATTATTGCAGAACAACCCCATTTTCAACCGCTCACGCAGGCCCAGATTAAACGTGGATTACACCACTTTGTCGGGACCATTCACCAGATTCCACCCATGTATTCAGCGGTGAAGGTGAACGGACGCCGCTTATATGATTATGCTCGGCGGGGGGAAACGGTCACGCGTCCGCAACGAACCGTGCAAGTTACGGAATTTACCCAACTTGACGAAGCCATCGTTGACGAAGCGGCTGGCACCCAAACCATCTTTTTTGAGGTTCACTGCGGAAAAGGGACCTACGTGCGCACTCTGGCCGTTGATTTTGGTCGGCTATTTGGGCTTCCGGCCGTCATGTCCCAGCTCACCCGGGTGGCGAGCGGCGGTTTTGACATTCAACAAACGGTTTCATTAGATACCTTAGCCACTGCTCAAGCAGCTGGCCAGCTAGAGGACCTAGTGTATCCGATTGATCATGCCCTGCATGCTTTTGCGCAGGTGGAATTGACGAACGAGCAGTGGCAACGAGTTCAGCACGGTGGCTTTCTCGCTCCCAGTGAATTGAACAGCACTGAAGCAGAGGTGGTTTTACGGTATAATGGGGAAGATAAGGCGTTATACTACTACAATGAAAAGCACCACCAGTATCAACCACAAAAAATGTTTAGTTTGGAGTAA
- the rbfA gene encoding 30S ribosome-binding factor RbfA: MAQQYRVGRLQQEIQKEVDDILLKRVRDPRVQGVTVTGVKVTGDLQQATIFYSILSSDPAEQEKVQQGLDKATGLIRGELGHRLSIYVTPEIHFERDESIEYGSKIDQLLNNLKRQ; encoded by the coding sequence ATGGCACAACAATATCGAGTTGGACGGCTCCAACAAGAGATTCAAAAAGAAGTTGATGATATCCTGTTGAAACGAGTGCGTGATCCCCGGGTTCAGGGAGTTACAGTGACCGGGGTGAAAGTAACTGGTGATTTACAGCAGGCAACGATCTTTTACAGTATTTTATCCAGTGATCCAGCTGAACAAGAAAAGGTCCAGCAGGGTCTTGATAAGGCAACTGGGTTAATTCGGGGTGAATTGGGACATCGGTTGAGTATTTACGTTACACCGGAAATTCACTTTGAGCGCGATGAGTCAATTGAGTACGGAAGTAAAATTGACCAGTTGCTAAACAACCTAAAACGCCAATAA
- the infB gene encoding translation initiation factor IF-2, with the protein MAKKRIYELAKELNVPSKKVLGVAQANGISVKNHMSSLDAAQEKTVRGAMTKNGKPQATSNKQASAATQSKPAQATGKRPEHHQAAATTKTNKPTHANHANHGKATNQGKPKPATQKQPARAAKPAGSQSTTAKAKSGAGKFGGSLNRNNNSNNNKNKKKRRNNRNNRFANMYSKNQRIRQNHKKKAPTVRKNRPLPEVLVYEDGMNAQDLGKILHREPAEIIKKLFMLGMMVNQNQSLDKDAIELLAEDYGIKAQEKEHVNVSDIDKFFEEEENNTSYQAPRPPVVTIMGHVDHGKTTLLDYLRHSHITAGEAGGITQAIGAYQLQQDDHLITFLDTPGHAAFTEMRARGANITDITVLVVAADDGVMPQTIEAIDHAKEANTPIIVAVNKIDRPNANPNHVKEQLMTYGLVPEDYGGDTIFVDISAKNGTNVDELLNMILLQADVMELKANPKQNGAGSVVEARLDRGKGPVATLLVQQGTLHPGDPIVVGDTFGRVRTMTNEAGQELDAATPSTPVEITGLNAVPEAGDRFVVFNDEKTARAAGEERAKEAQIEERKQNNRVTLDNLFDSMKQEDMKQVNVIIKADVQGSVEALADSLKKIDVEGVNVNVIHASVGAVNESDIALAKASNAIIIGFNVRPTPQAKVQAETDKIDVRLYQVIYNAIDDVTAAMKGKLDPTYVEEVTGSIEVRQIYKASAVGTIAGGMVSDGYVRNDSKVRLVRDGVVKYDGELGSLKRFKDDVKEVKQGHECGLTIANYNDIKVGDVIEAYHMKEVAPK; encoded by the coding sequence ATGGCCAAAAAAAGAATCTATGAACTAGCAAAAGAATTAAACGTTCCCAGTAAAAAAGTACTGGGTGTAGCACAAGCAAATGGGATTAGTGTGAAAAACCACATGTCATCGTTAGATGCAGCCCAGGAAAAGACAGTACGAGGTGCAATGACTAAAAACGGGAAACCCCAGGCAACTAGTAACAAGCAAGCCTCAGCTGCCACACAGAGCAAGCCAGCGCAAGCAACTGGTAAACGTCCAGAACACCACCAGGCCGCTGCAACAACGAAAACGAACAAGCCTACGCATGCCAATCACGCTAATCATGGCAAAGCAACCAATCAGGGAAAGCCGAAGCCCGCAACTCAAAAGCAACCAGCACGGGCTGCTAAGCCAGCTGGGAGTCAATCAACCACGGCTAAAGCTAAATCAGGGGCTGGTAAATTCGGTGGCAGTTTAAATCGAAACAACAATAGCAACAACAATAAAAACAAGAAAAAGCGCCGTAATAATCGTAACAACCGGTTTGCGAATATGTATTCGAAAAACCAACGGATTCGGCAAAACCACAAGAAAAAGGCGCCAACGGTACGGAAAAACCGGCCGTTACCAGAAGTCTTGGTCTATGAAGATGGGATGAACGCTCAGGATCTGGGAAAGATTTTGCACCGCGAACCAGCCGAAATCATCAAGAAGTTATTTATGTTGGGCATGATGGTTAACCAAAACCAGTCCCTTGATAAGGATGCCATTGAATTATTGGCTGAAGATTACGGAATCAAGGCCCAAGAAAAAGAACACGTCAACGTTTCTGATATCGATAAGTTCTTTGAAGAAGAGGAAAATAACACGAGTTATCAAGCACCGCGTCCCCCAGTAGTGACGATTATGGGTCACGTTGACCACGGGAAGACGACCTTGCTGGATTACCTGCGTCATTCGCACATTACGGCGGGAGAAGCCGGGGGAATTACCCAGGCAATTGGAGCGTACCAGTTACAACAAGACGATCATTTGATTACGTTCTTGGATACGCCCGGACACGCGGCCTTTACCGAAATGCGGGCCAGAGGGGCAAACATCACTGACATTACGGTGTTAGTGGTTGCTGCTGATGACGGAGTTATGCCCCAAACCATCGAAGCAATTGACCATGCTAAGGAAGCAAACACGCCAATTATCGTGGCGGTTAACAAGATTGACCGTCCCAACGCCAACCCGAACCACGTTAAGGAACAACTAATGACCTATGGGTTAGTTCCTGAAGATTACGGTGGCGATACCATCTTTGTTGATATCTCAGCTAAAAACGGAACCAACGTGGATGAACTGCTGAATATGATTTTATTGCAGGCCGATGTGATGGAATTAAAGGCTAACCCAAAGCAAAATGGAGCCGGTTCAGTGGTTGAAGCCCGGCTAGACCGAGGGAAGGGTCCAGTGGCAACGTTGTTAGTTCAACAGGGAACCCTCCATCCTGGTGATCCAATTGTGGTTGGAGATACCTTTGGTCGGGTTCGGACGATGACGAACGAAGCCGGACAAGAATTAGACGCGGCTACGCCATCGACTCCGGTTGAAATTACGGGGCTGAACGCCGTTCCAGAAGCCGGGGACCGCTTTGTCGTCTTTAATGACGAAAAAACCGCGCGGGCGGCCGGAGAAGAACGGGCCAAGGAAGCGCAGATTGAAGAGCGAAAGCAAAATAATCGAGTGACCCTGGATAACCTGTTTGATTCCATGAAACAAGAAGACATGAAGCAGGTTAACGTCATTATTAAAGCGGACGTGCAGGGTTCCGTAGAAGCGTTAGCCGATAGCTTGAAGAAGATCGATGTTGAAGGTGTTAACGTTAACGTTATTCATGCTTCTGTGGGAGCGGTTAACGAAAGTGATATTGCCCTAGCAAAGGCTAGTAACGCAATCATCATTGGATTTAACGTCCGGCCAACGCCCCAGGCAAAGGTCCAAGCCGAAACGGATAAGATTGATGTGCGGCTGTACCAAGTAATTTACAATGCGATTGACGATGTTACCGCGGCGATGAAAGGGAAACTTGATCCTACTTACGTCGAAGAGGTTACCGGAAGCATTGAAGTGCGTCAGATTTACAAGGCCTCGGCGGTCGGAACCATCGCTGGAGGAATGGTCAGTGATGGATACGTTCGCAACGACAGTAAGGTGCGGCTCGTCCGCGATGGCGTTGTGAAGTACGACGGTGAACTGGGCAGCTTGAAACGCTTTAAAGACGATGTTAAAGAAGTTAAACAGGGTCACGAATGTGGGTTGACGATTGCTAACTACAATGACATTAAGGTTGGCGACGTCATTGAAGCTTACCACATGAAAGAAGTCGCTCCTAAGTAA
- a CDS encoding L7Ae/L30e/S12e/Gadd45 family ribosomal protein, translating to MTNYKQTLNLLGIARRAGKIVTGEALVLSGIRSHRVQFLFLASDAGTATAKRFLDKSRFYTVPVNHQLTKAELSAAIGQPRTIIGITDQGFARKLNEINK from the coding sequence ATGACCAATTATAAGCAAACGCTTAATTTGTTGGGAATCGCCCGGCGAGCTGGTAAAATAGTTACCGGAGAGGCACTGGTGTTAAGTGGAATTCGGAGTCACCGAGTTCAATTTTTATTCTTAGCCAGTGACGCTGGAACAGCGACTGCCAAGCGCTTTTTGGATAAGAGTCGCTTTTATACCGTTCCTGTGAACCACCAGTTAACCAAAGCCGAATTAAGTGCGGCGATTGGACAACCACGAACAATCATTGGAATTACAGATCAAGGCTTTGCGAGGAAATTAAATGAGATAAACAAGTAA